One region of Magnetococcales bacterium genomic DNA includes:
- a CDS encoding chemotaxis protein CheX: protein MKDILIDAIDQSVQEIASTMLFLDVISGPGIAKPSGVPYMPAPSEVSSIVGLSGGVGGGVRLASTKVVACQLSNALAGENLGSFSEDTKDAFAEICNILAGGIKGNMEKSVGEIHLSPPSVILGSDFLINYKSDLESVRHFFSLDGDSFYVEVFFQQEKKKDLRIDMALTETTVTILDDLCEKMGMTRSEVIIKFIESGNSFLSQFKT, encoded by the coding sequence GTGAAAGATATCCTCATTGATGCGATCGATCAGTCCGTTCAGGAAATCGCCTCGACCATGCTTTTTTTGGATGTGATCTCAGGACCGGGCATTGCCAAACCATCGGGCGTTCCTTACATGCCAGCCCCTTCCGAAGTCTCTTCCATCGTCGGTTTGAGCGGCGGGGTGGGTGGGGGAGTGCGTTTGGCTTCCACCAAAGTGGTCGCGTGCCAGCTCTCCAATGCCCTGGCTGGTGAAAATCTGGGCTCTTTTTCCGAAGACACCAAAGATGCCTTTGCCGAAATCTGCAATATTCTGGCGGGGGGCATCAAGGGCAACATGGAAAAGAGTGTCGGCGAAATTCATCTCTCTCCCCCTTCAGTCATTCTCGGCAGCGATTTTCTCATCAACTATAAAAGCGACCTGGAGAGCGTCCGGCACTTTTTCAGTCTGGATGGGGACTCCTTCTATGTGGAAGTCTTTTTCCAACAAGAGAAAAAAAAGGATCTCCGGATAGATATGGCCCTGACCGAAACAACCGTCACCATCCTCGATGATCTGTGCGAAAAAATGGGCATGACCCGGTCAGAGGTGATTATCAAATTTATCGAAAGCGGCAACAGCTTTCTCAGTCAGTTCAAGACCTGA